From one Mya arenaria isolate MELC-2E11 chromosome 4, ASM2691426v1 genomic stretch:
- the LOC128232280 gene encoding cardioacceleratory peptide receptor-like isoform X2 yields the protein MMDKAIAVTCFSMAVIIVGLNGLVIITLSRQKENNRLHFFIRHLAIADLLVGLIAVTGDAVNIGILHAEWLAGDVMCRLHRYACYVILIVSNNLLIGMSFDRFLAVKYPLRKITGGYMPYRTIIIGCWVIGLALPSWLIPFFGTEYNKKYSKMFCEVNLKTDGQWQAYVWSTLTGVFFLPLVAISFCYIGISIVIWQHWKDGQRLTEVKDKSQTQGMLQSARPKMSGLLPKAKVKSIKMTLIVCFVFFVCWLPATVIYLLDVHRINTLDATVKRMLQRLYPLNSLGNPLIFIMFNTKLFTWRKNNSHARDYDSMATEMTTT from the exons ATGATGGACAAGGCGATAGCTGTTACCTGCTTCTCTATGGCCGTGATCATAGTTGGGCTCAACGGCTTGGTCATAATAACCCTCAGCCGACAGAAGGAAAATAATCGCTTACACTTTTTCATACGTCATCTTGCCATTGCAG actTACTTGTTGGGTTAATTGCTGTTACTGGCGATGCAGTAAATATTGGCATTCTGCACGCGGAATGGCTGGCCGGCGACGTCATGTGCCGCTTGCATCGGTATGCTTGCTACGTCATTCTTATTGTCTCCAACAATCTGCTCATTGGGATGAGTTTTGATCGCTTCCTTGCTGTGAAGTATCCGTTAAGAAAGATCACGGGAG GTTATATGCCATACAGAACAATTATCATAGGTTGCTGGGTTATCGGATTAGCCTTACCTTCATGGTTAATACCATTCTTTGGGACAGAGTATAATAAAAAGTACTCGAAAATGTTTTGCGAAGTTAACTTAAAAACAGACGGTCAATGGCAG GCGTATGTTTGGAGCACACTTACTGGGGTTTTCTTTCTCCCTCTTGTTGCTATTTCCTTCTGCTACATTGGCATCTCCATTGTCATCTGGCAGCACTGGAAGGATGGACAGAGGCTAACAGAAGTAAAGGACAAGTCTCAAACACAAG GGATGTTACAGAGTGCACGACCGAAAATGTCAGGGTTGCTTCCAAAAGCCAAAGTAAAGTCTATAAAAATGACCCTAATCGTTTGCTTTG TATTCTTTGTTTGTTGGCTACCAGCGACAGTGATCTATCTACTTGACGTCCATCGAATAAACACACTAGACGCCACGGTTAAACGAATGTTACAGAGGCTGTATCCACTCAACAGTCTTGGTAACCCTCTCATCTTCATCATGTTCAATACGAAACTATTCACGTGGCGTAAAAACAACTCTCACGCGCGAGATTACGACAGCATGGCCACAGAGATGACGACAACCTGA
- the LOC128232280 gene encoding cardioacceleratory peptide receptor-like isoform X1, translating to MSNSSFSEKDLMMDKAIAVTCFSMAVIIVGLNGLVIITLSRQKENNRLHFFIRHLAIADLLVGLIAVTGDAVNIGILHAEWLAGDVMCRLHRYACYVILIVSNNLLIGMSFDRFLAVKYPLRKITGGYMPYRTIIIGCWVIGLALPSWLIPFFGTEYNKKYSKMFCEVNLKTDGQWQAYVWSTLTGVFFLPLVAISFCYIGISIVIWQHWKDGQRLTEVKDKSQTQGMLQSARPKMSGLLPKAKVKSIKMTLIVCFVFFVCWLPATVIYLLDVHRINTLDATVKRMLQRLYPLNSLGNPLIFIMFNTKLFTWRKNNSHARDYDSMATEMTTT from the exons ATGATGGACAAGGCGATAGCTGTTACCTGCTTCTCTATGGCCGTGATCATAGTTGGGCTCAACGGCTTGGTCATAATAACCCTCAGCCGACAGAAGGAAAATAATCGCTTACACTTTTTCATACGTCATCTTGCCATTGCAG actTACTTGTTGGGTTAATTGCTGTTACTGGCGATGCAGTAAATATTGGCATTCTGCACGCGGAATGGCTGGCCGGCGACGTCATGTGCCGCTTGCATCGGTATGCTTGCTACGTCATTCTTATTGTCTCCAACAATCTGCTCATTGGGATGAGTTTTGATCGCTTCCTTGCTGTGAAGTATCCGTTAAGAAAGATCACGGGAG GTTATATGCCATACAGAACAATTATCATAGGTTGCTGGGTTATCGGATTAGCCTTACCTTCATGGTTAATACCATTCTTTGGGACAGAGTATAATAAAAAGTACTCGAAAATGTTTTGCGAAGTTAACTTAAAAACAGACGGTCAATGGCAG GCGTATGTTTGGAGCACACTTACTGGGGTTTTCTTTCTCCCTCTTGTTGCTATTTCCTTCTGCTACATTGGCATCTCCATTGTCATCTGGCAGCACTGGAAGGATGGACAGAGGCTAACAGAAGTAAAGGACAAGTCTCAAACACAAG GGATGTTACAGAGTGCACGACCGAAAATGTCAGGGTTGCTTCCAAAAGCCAAAGTAAAGTCTATAAAAATGACCCTAATCGTTTGCTTTG TATTCTTTGTTTGTTGGCTACCAGCGACAGTGATCTATCTACTTGACGTCCATCGAATAAACACACTAGACGCCACGGTTAAACGAATGTTACAGAGGCTGTATCCACTCAACAGTCTTGGTAACCCTCTCATCTTCATCATGTTCAATACGAAACTATTCACGTGGCGTAAAAACAACTCTCACGCGCGAGATTACGACAGCATGGCCACAGAGATGACGACAACCTGA